TGCCTTCAGTAACGACTTGGGGCACGTCGGTGGTGCTGGTGGTTGAGCCGGCCGTAGTAGTATCGGTGCTTTGCTCTCGCCTGAAAAAGGTCCGATCGGTACCTACCTTGATCAGTGCTGATTGGTTATTGAGGGTACGGATGTGGGGTTGAGACACAATTTTAACTTCCCCTTGTTCTTTTAGTGCATTGATTGTTGCCGATAATTGGTTAGCTCCGTTGGCCCCAAAATCAAAAATACCCAGTGACAGGGTTGGGTTTAAGGCTGCGCCAACACCCGTTGGTGCCGTGATAATATTACTGAGACTGAAATCGGTTTGAATGCTACTTTTATTGGAGCTCGCTAGCCGAGACCAATCGACACCGAGGCTATAATCGTCATTGAGTGTTACCTCGAGAATTTTTACCTGAATATCGACCTGTCGGCGAATAGAGTTGTTAATATCGTCAATGTATTGGGCCATTTCCTTAACTCTGGGGTGACGGTCCGAGATCTGAATGGTGCCGGCAATGTTATTAATCACCAATCGTCCTTCAGCAGACACGAGCGTTTTTAACTGCTTTTCTAGCTCGGCCCAAAATTCAATCCGGTTTTCCTGTTTAATGCTAATGTTTCCGGCTTGGGCACCAGATCCCTCTCCGCCTCCTGAAGAGCTACCCGAGCTGACACTTGCTTCACTTGAGGAGGTTCCTACCCGGTTTAGACGAATATAATTGACGTTAAATATCCGAGTTTGCCACGAGCGTACGCGAATTAAATCTTGTTCAATTTGCCAGTAATAACCCATTGAGCTAAGTAACGCGGTCATTGCGTGGTCAAAAGGTAATTGGTGAAAGTCGACATTAACAACACTGCTAACATCTTGGTCGGTTAAAATATTAAGCTGATAAGTTTTGGCAAATAATCGAATAGCTTGTTGAATTGGCATATCTTTGGCAACGAAGCTATATAGTTTTTCTTTGGTTTGTACCGGCAGCGCATTGGCCACCTCAGGGAAAACTATGCGCTCGGACACGGGAATTTTCTGCAG
This region of Gammaproteobacteria bacterium genomic DNA includes:
- a CDS encoding secretin N-terminal domain-containing protein, whose product is MNKNRIFLILQSLGYSMLLFGCSSLQKTEINTEFPRYHAKKVQPISLEQLQKIPVSERIVFPEVANALPVQTKEKLYSFVAKDMPIQQAIRLFAKTYQLNILTDQDVSSVVNVDFHQLPFDHAMTALLSSMGYYWQIEQDLIRVRSWQTRIFNVNYIRLNRVGTSSSEASVSSGSSSGGGEGSGAQAGNISIKQENRIEFWAELEKQLKTLVSAEGRLVINNIAGTIQISDRHPRVKEMAQYIDDINNSIRRQVDIQVKILEVTLNDDYSLGVDWSRLASSNKSSIQTDFSLSNIITAPTGVGAALNPTLSLGIFDFGANGANQLSATINALKEQGEVKIVSQPHIRTLNNQSALIKVGTDRTFFRREQSTDTTTAGSTTSTTDVPQVVTEGIVLSITPQISKDGWVIMDVSPVITRVSSVSEVKDSTGNVLSSAPNLDIRQTSSLIRALNGETIIIGGLIQTQQSKTNRGVPGIKDVFGVGQLFEGNYENTVKKELIIFITPTVIDDSFSAINKPQPQDNRQ